A single genomic interval of Pyrobaculum arsenaticum DSM 13514 harbors:
- a CDS encoding PaREP1 family protein gives MAIVKLPDEVVVRIKKRAEEQGLSLESYLIDVITRDDDPEKASETYVEASKSLLKEARGELEKGDVRQAAEKLWGAAALAIKAYAAWREGKRLTSHGELWRYKDVVATELGEWVRDAWNSGNAMHTCFYEGWCTKEDVIDSLKKIERLINEIASKIK, from the coding sequence GTGGCAATTGTCAAGTTGCCAGATGAGGTGGTTGTGAGGATTAAGAAGAGGGCTGAGGAGCAGGGCCTTAGCCTTGAGAGTTATCTGATCGACGTCATTACCCGAGACGACGACCCCGAGAAGGCCTCCGAGACTTACGTCGAGGCCTCGAAGAGCCTCCTAAAGGAGGCCAGGGGAGAGCTAGAAAAAGGCGATGTCAGACAAGCCGCGGAGAAGCTATGGGGCGCGGCGGCGCTTGCCATAAAGGCATACGCCGCGTGGAGAGAGGGCAAGAGACTCACCAGCCACGGAGAGCTCTGGAGGTATAAAGACGTCGTCGCGACGGAGCTCGGCGAGTGGGTACGAGACGCTTGGAACTCAGGAAACGCCATGCACACATGCTTTTACGAGGGGTGGTGTACAAAAGAAGACGTAATAGACAGCCTAAAAAAGATAGAAAGGTTAATCAACGAGATAGCCTCAAAAATAAAATAA
- a CDS encoding helix-turn-helix domain-containing protein, with the protein MESEAVRRRIVEYLRGAGEASVYQVAKALGISYGAAQWHLYVLEREGVVVSVARGRRRVVMLRDSFDAYLHGLKMADFFKELWGFLRSRGVSTDSAFLEVVRMLEGEGREVADAFVSIAKFLYSQRREGRGASSL; encoded by the coding sequence GTGGAGTCTGAGGCTGTTAGGCGCCGTATTGTGGAGTACCTCCGGGGGGCGGGGGAGGCGTCTGTGTACCAGGTCGCGAAGGCTCTTGGGATTTCCTACGGGGCGGCTCAGTGGCACCTCTACGTGCTGGAGCGGGAGGGGGTTGTGGTGTCTGTGGCGCGGGGGCGGAGGAGGGTGGTGATGCTTAGGGATTCTTTCGATGCGTATCTCCACGGGCTTAAGATGGCGGATTTTTTCAAGGAGCTTTGGGGGTTTTTGAGGTCGAGGGGGGTGTCAACCGACTCGGCTTTTTTGGAGGTGGTGCGTATGCTGGAGGGGGAGGGGAGGGAGGTGGCTGATGCGTTTGTCTCTATTGCGAAGTTTTTGTACAGCCAGAGGAGGGAGGGGAGGGGGGCGTCAAGTTTATAA
- a CDS encoding VIT1/CCC1 transporter family protein translates to MVEISSDLQKVAREAALDEYKEYVTYSALARAERNPRRRAVLERLAEQELEHFRFWNKFAGVAPPGWFRLYAYFMVFVRLLLGATFVAKLLERGEEGAVGRYRSVLPLLPDADREALLKIIADEEGHERALIDQLDEAVVKYMGALVLGLADAIIEITGAHAGTLGTTDSTVVAGVIGLIVGVGAAISMASASYLQAKHDVGKSPGVAALATGLSYIAAVALLSLPYFLLHDVYLAFAASITVGVFLAFLLTFQGAVYAERDFKFEFLQTVGLLLGTAFLTYLLGDWLGSVFGVKKLVG, encoded by the coding sequence GTGGTAGAAATTAGTTCGGACTTACAAAAAGTGGCGAGGGAGGCGGCGCTGGACGAGTATAAAGAGTATGTAACGTACTCGGCGCTGGCTAGGGCGGAGCGCAACCCGAGGCGGCGCGCCGTCTTGGAGAGGCTGGCGGAGCAGGAGCTGGAACACTTCCGCTTCTGGAACAAGTTCGCCGGGGTTGCCCCGCCTGGCTGGTTTAGGCTGTACGCCTACTTTATGGTGTTTGTCCGGCTTCTTCTGGGGGCGACGTTTGTGGCTAAGCTCCTGGAGCGGGGGGAGGAGGGGGCGGTGGGGCGGTACCGGTCTGTTCTGCCGCTTCTCCCAGACGCCGACCGGGAGGCTCTTCTCAAGATTATTGCGGATGAGGAGGGGCACGAGCGGGCTCTTATAGATCAGCTGGACGAGGCCGTTGTGAAGTATATGGGGGCCCTGGTCTTGGGCCTGGCCGACGCCATTATCGAGATTACGGGGGCGCACGCAGGGACTCTCGGCACTACTGACAGCACGGTGGTGGCGGGGGTTATTGGCCTTATTGTGGGGGTGGGGGCTGCCATCTCCATGGCCTCCGCCTCGTACCTCCAGGCGAAGCACGATGTGGGGAAGTCGCCTGGCGTCGCGGCCTTGGCCACGGGGCTGAGCTACATAGCGGCTGTGGCCCTGCTGTCTCTGCCCTACTTCCTGCTTCACGACGTCTACCTCGCCTTCGCGGCGTCTATCACCGTGGGGGTCTTCCTGGCGTTTTTGCTGACCTTCCAGGGGGCTGTCTACGCTGAGAGGGATTTCAAGTTTGAGTTTCTGCAGACTGTGGGCCTCCTCCTGGGCACGGCCTTCCTCACGTACCTCCTCGGCGACTGGCTGGGCTCTGTGTTCGGCGTTAAGAAGCTGGTTGGCTGA